The nucleotide window GCGCTCGGTGGTGCGCCGTTACTTGACGGGTGATCGCCTGCGGGGGGCGCAGGTCATTGAGGTCGCCCGCGAATTGCACACCAGTGGACTCAAGGACGAAGCGTTGCTGGTGCTGCGCGAGTTGGTCGCCAAAATGCCGGATTACCGGGTTGCCCAAAATCTTCTGGCAGAGTGGGGCGCCAAGCCCCCAGCGCAGCAATAGCACCGCCGATTAAAGGGGGGCTTCCTTCATCCAAATTTGGCCATTCCCATTCGCCGTTCAGTCGGTCGTCGGAACTCGTCGTCAGGTTCGCTAAAGTTTGGTTGAAAACCCCGACCGCGTTCCCAACGTTGGCCCTTTGTGGAAGCCAAAACCAAGTCCGTCCCGTCCTTCGAGGTCGCCCTCGCCCGTCTTGAAACCATTGTTGAATCCATGGAATCAGGCGACGTGCCACTGGCTGAACTCCTGGCTAAGTTTGAAGAGGGCAACGGCTTGCTGAAAACCTGCGAGGCTCGCCTCAAGGAGGCTGAGCTGAAGATCGACCAGCTTAAAAAAGCCAAGGATGGAGCCGCTTCCCTGCTGCCCTTCGAGACCAAACGCGAAAGCTGAGCCTGCCTTGCCGAACCAATCGCCT belongs to Opitutus sp. and includes:
- the xseB gene encoding exodeoxyribonuclease VII small subunit — encoded protein: MEAKTKSVPSFEVALARLETIVESMESGDVPLAELLAKFEEGNGLLKTCEARLKEAELKIDQLKKAKDGAASLLPFETKRES